The window CGCCGGCGCGTCGAACGGCGGCAGCCGCTCCTCCTCGACGAGCCGCGCGACGTAGGCCGCGTACGACGACACGGCGTCGCGCGTCAACGGCACGCGGTCCTCGAGCAGCGAGGTGACCTTGAACAGCTTGCCGAACTCCTCGTCCCCCTGGGCCAAGGTGTCGCGGAGCAGCGGGCTGCCGACGAGGATCACCGTGACGTCCACCGGGATCTCGGCCGGCGTCATCGGCGGCGGGCCTTCGCCCGGGCCGCCGACGAGCGGCGCCACCTTGCCGGTGCGGAGCGCGCGGCGCAGCGCCGTCCACGCCCCTTCCTCGGCCACGAGGTCGTGGGCGTTGATCAGGAGGAAGCCGCCGTCGGCGTGCGCCAGCGCGCCGGCGCGGATCCCTTCGATGTCGGCGCGCACCGACCCGTCTGGTCCGCGCTGGATCTCGAGGCTCCCCAGAAGGCGCGCCGGGGTCGGCGAGCTTTCCTCGACGACGGGACGACCGGCGTGGCCCGTGCGGTCTACGAGAACGTTGACCCGCAGCGCGTCGAGCGGATCGCCGACGCCGTCGTCGGGTCCGTCCGGCGTTTCCTCGGACGAGAAGAGAAGCGGGAAGACGTCGAGCAGGAAGCCGCGGACGTCGTCGAGGTACTGGTCGAGCGCGGGATCGGCCCCGCGGGCCATCTCGACGGCGTCGCGCACGTCGTCGAGCGCGCCGTCCACCAGCGGCCGCGCCGCCTCGCGGTCGGCCTCGGCCAGCGCCGCCTCGAGCTCGCGCGCCAGCTCGCGCATCTTGGTCGTCGTCGCGACGAGTCCCGCCGCCAGCTCGGAGTGACGCCGCCGCATCTCCTCGGCCTGCGCCGCGGTCAGCTTGCCGTCGCGCACCAGCGCCGGCAGTTCGGGAAGACCGGCCGGCTGCCCGTCGACCAGCGGGGCGACGTCGTGGCGGCGGGTCGCGCCGAGGTTGATCTCGACCAGCGTGAACCCTTGCTTCTGCACTTCTTCCTGAAAGCCGCCGACGAGCTTGGCCTGCTGCTCGCGCAGGCGGCGCGCCACCCGTTCCCGCCGCAGACGATGGGCGCCGGAAGCGCGCAGCGCGGCCAGCCCCTGACGGTAGCTCTCCGCCGCGACGGCCATCCCCTCGCGGAGCGCCCGGCCCTTTCCCGGAGGCAGGCGCAGCAGCCGCGGCGCGCGCGGATCCTGCAGGTTGTGCACGTAGAGCAGGTCGGAGGGGATCGGGCCGTTCTCGCGCTCGACCTCGAGCATCCGCCGCACCATGCTGCTGCGGCCGGTGCCCGGCGCCCCGGCGACGTAGACGTTGTAGCCGCGGGCGCGGATCCGCAGGGCGAGGCGCAGCGCTCCGGCCGCCTCCCGCTGCTCGGTCACGTCCTCGAACGACTTGATCTCCGCGGTGGTCTTGAACTGCAGCCAATCCGACGGGCAACGCCACGCCAGTTCGTCGGGTCCGAGCGGCGCGAGCAAGGCGGTGTTCTCCGGCAAGGGACGGCCCTCCACGATCGTTCGCACGATGGACGTTCATCGTACCCCACCGCGCGGCGCCCCGTCCCGCTCGCGGGGCCGCCCGAAATCGGCATACATTTGGTCGCCATGCGTCCGACGTTCCTTCCGCGCGCCGCGGCCGCCCTGCTCTGCGCCGCGGCGTTCCCCGCCGCGGCGGCCGACGCGCCGCCGCGGATCGTGATCCTCGCGCCGCCGGCCGAAGCGCCGGTCGTCGGCCCGACGGTCGTCGCGTTCCGCTTCGAGGGGGTCGAGGACGGCGCGGTCCGCGAGGCGGTGGTCGCGCTCGACGGGCGCGCCGCGGCGACGCTCGTCCGCCCGCCGTGGCGGACGACGATCGACGCCGGCGCGGAGCTTCGTCCGCGGCGTCTCGAGGTGCGCGCGCGCCTCGCCGACGGGCGGGCGCTGACGGCCTCGCTGACGACGCGGGCCGTTCCCGCGACCGAGGTCAGCGTGCGGCTGGTCACGCTCGCCGTCAGCGTCGTGGACGGCGACGGGAAGCCGATCGCCGGTCTGGGGCGCGACGACTTCGAGGTGCTCGACGGCGGCCGGCCGGTCGAGATCGATCACTTCGAGACCGCGCCCGCGCCGCTGGCCGTGGCCCTCGTCGTCGACGCGTCGGTCAGCATGGAAGGGGACAAGCTCGACGCGGCGCGCCGCGCGGGAGAGAAGTTCCTCGCCGCGCTCGAGCCGCGCGACCGCGCGCTGCTGATTTCGTTCTCCGACGACGTGCGCGTCGAGACGCCGCTCGGCCCGCCGCAGGCGGCGCTGCCGCGCCTCGCCGCGCTGGCGGCGGGCGGCGGCACGGCGCTCTACGACGCGGTCCATCGCGGCGCGGCCGAGCTGGCCGCGGCCCCGGAGGGGTTCCGCCGCGTCGTCGTGCTGCTCTCCGACGGGCGGGACGAGGCCTCCTCGGGGCTCGAGCCCGGCTCGTTCCACACGCTCGACGAGGCGGTGCGCAAGGCGCACGAAGTGGACGCGCTGGTCTACGCGCTGGGGATGGGGCCGCTGCTCGCGACGGAGACCGACTTCACCGGGCGCTTCACGACGGCCGAGGTGCTGCGGCGTCTGGCGCGGACGACCGGCGGCCAGTTCGTCGCCGTCGCCAAGGCCGGGCGGCTGGGCGCGGCGTTCCGCGAAGTGCAGGACGAGCTGCGGCGGCAGTACACGATCGCCTACCGCCCCCCCGCCCCGCGCCCGGGGGAGACGTTCCGGACGATCGAGGTCCGCGTGCGCCGTCCGGGCGCCGCGGCCCGCACGCGCGAAGGGTACTTCGTCGGGCAGTGATCCGGATCGTCCGTCGGCGGCGCGCCTCGCGGCGCGCGGCGCGGGCGCCTCGGGAAACGACGCGCCCGCCGCCGGCGGCGACCGCCCTTCAGCCGCGCACCTCGTAGCGCAGCCAGCGCTTCTGCATCCAGCGGACCGCGAGCAGATCGACGAAGGCGCGGAAGGCGCGGTTCCACATGCCGTACTTCGAGCGGCCGGCGACGCGCGGCCGATGGGCGACGCCGACCTCGACGACGACCTTCGCCCCGGCGAGGCGGCAGAGGGTCGGCAGGAAGCGGTGCATGCCGGCGAAGAGCGGGATCGCCTTGAGGTGGCGCGCGCGAAACGCCTTGAGCGAGCAGCCGGTGTCGCGGATCGTCTCCCCGGAGAGCTTGTTCCGCACGCCGTTGGCGATCCGCGACTGCATCCTTCGCCACGCGGAGTCGCGGCGCCCGAGCCGGTAGCCGGCGACGAGGTCGACGCCGTCGGTCATCGCGGCGAGCAGTTTCGGGATCTCGGACGGCGGGTTCTGCCCGTCCGCGTCGAGCGTGACGACGATCTCGCCGCGCGCGGCGGCGAACCCCGCCGCGAACGCCGCGGTCTGGCCGGCGTTGCGCGCGAAGTGGAGCGCGACGATCCGCGGATCCTCGGCCGCGGCGCGGTCGAGCAGCTCCGACGAGCCATCGCGCGAGCCGTCGTCCACGAGCACGAACTCGTAGTCGCGCCCCGCCATCGCCGCGCGCACTTCGTCGAGCAGCGCGGGAAGGCACTCCACCTCGTCGAACACGGGCGCGACCAGCGAAACCCGCGGAACGATTTCCTCGGCGACCACCACGGCTCACTCCCTCGTCCAGCCCAACCCTTTGCGGTTGAATGGCCAAAGCTTCCGAATCCGGCGGAAGCGCTCCTTGAAGCGCAGATCCTCGGGCGTCAGCGAGCCGGGATCCAGCATGTCCTTCCACTTGATGTAGGCGGAGTCGTCCACCAGCTTCGCGAGGCGCCAGAAGAGGCGGCGGCGCAGCGTCCGTTCGGGGAAGCGCAGCGCCCCGGCCCAGTCGAGCACGACGATCCGCTCCCCGTCCCCGCGCAGGACGACGTTCTCGCGCCCCCGCAGGTCGAGGTGGGCGATGCCGCGGGCCTGCACGACGTCGAGGGCCGCGCGGATCCGCGCCAGGACCGGCGCCCATCGCGGGCCGGACTCGCGGCCGAAGAGCGGCCGCGCGTCGGCGAGGTACTCCATCGCGAAGGCCAGGCCGTCGATCCGGCCGTGGAGGCGCGGCACTTCCGGCAGATCCTGAAGCAGCGCGAGGAACATCGCCTCGCGGCGGATCTGCAGCCGCCCCCACCAGCGGACCGGCAGGATCTTCGCCGCGAAGTCCTTCACGACCACCGCGGTCCCGTCGGCGAGCGACGACAGCCAGAGGTCGGCCTTCGTCGGCCCGCCGCGGACCAAGTCCGCGCCGCGCCGGGCCGCCAGTTCGGCCCTTGTCGGATGTTCGTCGCGCAAAACCAACGATTTGCCCTCGGCGGGGACGAAGCCCTTATAATGCGCCGCTCATTCTAGGGGCCCTGGCGCGGCCCCGCATCGTGGAGGTTTCGACATGGCCGGCCGTTCCAAGGCGGAGATCGCGCGTCTCGTCGGATTGTTCCTCTTTCTGGCGGGGCTCCTCGTCCTCTCCAAGCCGACCCTCGTCGCGGTCGTCGTCGGCGCGCCGATCGCGCTGCTCGGGGAAGCGGTCCGCTGCTGGGCCGCGGGCCACCTCCACAAGACCGAGAAGCTGATCACCTCCGGCCCCTACCGCTTCACCCGCAATCCGCTCTATCTCGGGCGGCTCCTGCTGCTGACCGGCTTCGGGATCGCCGCCTGGATGCCGATTCGCGCCCTCGGGCAGGACGTGCCGCTCAACATCATGGCGCTGTTCCTCGGCCTGCTCGTCTTCTTCGGCTACTACATGCCGCGGAAGGAGCGGATCGAGCCGGCGCGCCTCGAGGCGCTCCACGGCGAGGAGTACCGCAAGTACAACGCCGCCGTGCCGGCGCTCTTCCCCACGTTCCGCCCGTACGCCGACAACGGCGAGCGCTGGCGCGGGGAGCGTTTCGCCCGCAACCGCGAAGGGCTGACCGCGGTCGTGATCGTGCTGCTCGTCGGCTTCTTCCTCGCCAAGGCGCTGCTGTTCCCCGCCGCGCGGTGACGGACGCCGCGCCGCCGCGTCTCCTCAGGTCTGCTGCAGGGCGTGAAGGCGGGCGTAGGCCCCGCCGCTCGCGAGCAGCTCGGCGTGCGGTCCCGATTCGACGATCCGTCCGCCGTCGAGCACGTGGATGCAGTGCGCCCGCGCGACGGTCGAGAGGCGGTGCGCGATCACCAGCGCCGTGCGGCCGTCGAGCAGCGCCTCCAGCGCCACCTGGACTTCCCGCTCCGACTTCGAGTCGAGGGCCGACGTCGCCTCGTCGAGGATCAGGATCGGCGCGTCCTTGAGGAAGGCGCGGGCGATCGCCAGACGCTGGCGCTGTCCCGCCGAGAGCTGCGAGCCCCGCTCGCCGAGCGGCGTGTCGTACCCCTGCGGCAACGCTTGGATGAAGTCGTGGGCGTGCGCCGCCTTCGCCGCGGACTCGACCGCCTCGAGCGGCGCGTCGGGGCGGCCGTAGGCGATGTTCGCGCGGACGGTGCCGTCGAAGAGGTGCGTCTCCTGGCTGACGAGCGCGATCTGGTCCCGCAGGTCGGCGAGGAGAACGTCGCGCAGGTCGACGCCGTCGATCGAGACCCGTCCGGCCGTCGGATCGATGAAGCGCGGCAGCATCATCGCCAGCGTCGACTTGCCCGCGCCCGAAGGCCCGACGAGGGCGTGCGCCTCGCCGGCGCGGACGACGAGATCGACGCCGTGGATCACCTGTCCGCGGCCGTAGTCGAACGAGACGTTCTCGAAGCGGACCTCGCGGGCGAAGCGCGGGAGCGGCTGCGGATGCGGCGGGTCCTGCACGACGACCGGCTCGTCGAGGACCTCGAAGATCCGGCGCGCCGCCGCCAGCGCCTGCTGCACGGTCGTGTTGAGCTGGCCGACGCGGCGCACGTGGGTGAAGACGACGCCCAGCGAGAGCAGGGCGACGAAGACGCTCTTCGGGTCGAGGTGTCCCGCGCGGGTCATCGTGCTGGCGAAGAGGACGAGGCCCATCAAGGCCAGCGTCCCGAGAATCTCCATCGCGGCCGGGGTGCCGGAGGTCGCGCGCGCCACCCGCTTCTCCTGCCGCAGGTTGCGGTCGATCGTGTCGGCGAACCGCTCCTTTTCGTGCTCGACCGCGCCGTAGGCCTGCACGACGCGCCGCCCGATGAGCGACTCCTCGATCCGCGCGACGAGCTCCGCCTGCTGTTCCTGCGCGCGCCGCGCCGCCTTCTTCGCCCGCTTGCCGATCCGCCCCGCGGCGAGCGCGAAGAGCGGGATCGCGACGAGGCAGACCGACGTCACCTGCCACGACTGCCAAAAGGCGACGACCAGCATCACCGCCGCGGCGGGAACCGACTGCAGCATCTGCCCGATGTCGGACCCGAGGATCGACTGCAGACGCGAGACGTCGCCGAGAATCCGGGAAATCATCTCCCCCGTGCTGTGCTTGAGGAAGAACATGTCCGACTGGACGAGCGACTTCTCGTAGAGCTCCTTGCGCAGCTCGGCCGTGGCGCGGAGCCCGGTCTTGCGGAAGGTGTAGTCGGCGAAGAAGAAGAGCAGCGCCTTCAGCGAGTAGAGGGCGATGATGACCAGCGGAACGCGGACGTAGTCCTTCGCGAGGACCCATTCCTTCGCCGGACGGACGATCTCCTCGATCCGCGCCCGCGCGCGGCCCACCCAGTCGGGGAGCAGCTTCTCGTACGGCTCCGTCTTTTCCGGCGCCGTCGGCGCCGCGGCCTGCGCGGGAGCGGCGGCCGCGGGCCCGGTCGGACCCGCCTGCGCGGGAGCGGCCGCTTCGGGGGCCGCGGGGACCGCGGGCGTCGGCGCGCCCTGGGGCGCCGCCGTCGGCGCGGGAGCGACGACGATCGGCGCCGCCGGAACCGGAGCGGCCTGCGTCGGCGCGGCGTTTCGCCCTTCCGCGACGGCGATCGGCGCTCCCCCCTTCGCCGCGGCGGAGACCATCGCGGTCATCAGCGGCTTGACCATCGCCACGGCGCCGCCGAAGAAGACCGCCGCGAACAGCGCGGCGGCGACCGCGCCGATCAGCGAAGCGCGGTACCGCAGGAGATAGGAGGCGAGGCGTCTCAGGTCGGACACGAAGCGTTCCTCGGACGATCAGGAGAAGAGGGAGCCGCCGAAGCCCGGCAGGCCCAGATGCGCCCGCGCGGCCGGGGTGGCGACGCGGCCGCGCGGCGTCCGCTCGAGGAAGCCGATCTGGATCAAGTACGGCTCGGAAACCTCTTCCAAGGTGTCCGGCTCCTCGCCGAGCGCGGCGGCGATCGTGTTGAGGCCGACCGGCCCGCCTTGATGGTGCTCGACGATCACCGACAGCAGCCGCCGGTCGAGTCCGTCGAGCCCGAGTTCGTCCACGCCGAGCCTCTTCAGCGCGTCGTCGGCCACGGCCAGCGTCACCTCGCCGTCGCCCCGCACCTCGGCGAAGTCCCGCAGCCGCCGCAGCAGCCGCAGCGCGATGCGCGGGGTGCCGCGCGAGCGCCGCGCGAGTTCCTCGGCCGCGTCGTCGGCGAGCCGCGCGCCGACCTTCCCCGCGGCGCGGGCCACGATCGTCGCCAGATCGCCCGGCGGATAGAACTCCAGTCGCTCGACGATCCCGAAGCGGTCGCGCAGCGGCGCCGAAAGCAGTCCGGCGCGCGTCGTCGCGCCGACGAGCGTGAACGGCGGCAGTTCGATCCGCACCGACCGCGAGCCCGGCCCCTGCCCGACCGTCAAGTCGAGCGAGAAGTCCTCCATCGCCGGATAGAGAACCTCCTCCACGACCGTTCCGAGGCGGTGAATTTCGTCGACGAACAGCACGTCCCCCGGCTCGATATGGCTCAGCAGCGCGGCGAGGTCGCCGGCCCGCTCCAGCGCCGGCCCCGAGGTCTGGCGCAGGTTGGCCCCCATCTCGTTGGCGACGATGTGCGCGAGGCTCGTCTTCCCCAGTCCCGGCGGGCCCGCGAACAGCACGTGGTCCAGCGGCTTTCCGCGGCGGCGCGCCGCCTCGAGATAGACGCCGAGATTCTCCGCGACCTGCGTCTGGCCGACGAAGTCGGCGAGGCGGGCCGGGCGCAGCCCCTCTTCCTGAATCAGATCGTCGGTGGACGGGATGCCGCTCGTCAGGCGAGCGGCGCGCGCGTCGAGCGTCACGATTCACCTCGCGGCCGGCGAACGCCGCCGTTCTCCGCGCCTCATCGTCCCCCGCCGAGCCGGCGCAGCGCAAGCCGCAGCAGTCCCGACAGCGGCGCGTCCGCCGCCTCCGCCGACGCGGCGTCCACGGCCTTCTCCGCCTCGACCCGACGGTACCCGAGGTTCTCGAGCGCGGCCAGCGCGTCTTCCCGCCGGCTTCCCCCGGCCGGCGCCGCCGCGCCGCGCGCCGGCGCGCTCCAAGCCTTCAGCTTGTCCTTCAGCTCGAGCACCAGCCGCTGCGCCGTCTTCTTGCCGACGCCCGGCACCCGCTCCAGCGCCGACGGCCGCTCGCCTTGGATCGCCGCCGCGAGTTCGCCCGGCGGCAGCGCCGAGAGAAGCGACAGCGCGATCTTCGGCCCGACGCCGCCGACGCCCAGCAGCGCGGAGAAGAGCTCCTTTTCCGCCGCCGAGCCGAAGCCGTAGAGTTCGAGCGCCTCGTTGCGGAAGAGGGTGAGGATCTCCAGCTCGGCCGCCGCGCCTTCCGCCGGAAGGGCCTCGAACGTCGAGAGCGGCAGCCGGACTTCGTAGCCGACCCCGCCGACGTCGAGCAGCACCGCCGGCAGCGTCTTCCGCAGCAGCGTTCCCCGCAGATGACCGATCATCGTCCGGCTCCCCGCATCGCCGGGATGCGCCCGTGCGCCTGATGCGTCACGGCCAGGGCCAACGCGTCCGTGGCGTCGAGTCCGGCCGACGAAAGATCGAAACGTCGCAATCCGCGCACGGTGAGCAGCATCACCCGCCGCACCTGTTCCTTCTCCGCCGCCCCCGCGCCGCAGATGGTCTTCTTCACCGTCGCCGGCGGATACTCCGCGACCGGCACGCCTCGCCGCCCGAGAGTCGCCAGCAGGGCGCCGCGCGCCTCGGCCAGCACCAGCGCCGAGCGGACGTTGATCTTCGTGAACGGCGTTTCCACCGCGGCGACGTCGACCTCCCGCCCTTCGAGGAAGTCGTCCATCGCCCGCGCGAGGAACCCCAAGCCGTCGGCGCGCCCGAGTCCCTCCGGCACGCGCCAGACTCCGAGCTCGAGGCCGACGACCTCGTCCCCCCTGAATACAGCAAGGGCGAAGCCCGTCCGCTGGGACCCGGGATCGACGCCCAGGACGCGGAATCCGGCTTCGCCCGTCATCGGCGGCCCTGCGGCCGGCTCAAGCGCCGACCGACTCGTCGATGTCGCAGTTCGCGGCGACCTTCTGCACGTCGTCGTGGTCGTCCAAGGCCTCGAGCAGCGAAAGCAGGCTCTCCGCCTTCTTCCCCTCGACGCGGACGAGGTTCTTCGGGATCATCGCGACCTCGCCCTTGGCGACCTTGATCCCGGCCTTCTCGACCGCCTCGCGCACGTTCTCGAAGCTCTCGGGCGCGGCGTAGACTTCGAAGACGTCCCCTTCGAGCCGCACGTCGTCGCCGCCGGCCTCCAGAACGACTTCCATCAGCTTCTCTTCCTCGACGCCGTCCGCCGGGATCTCGATGTACCCCTTGCGGTCGAACATCCAGGAGACGCAGCCCGGAACGCCCAGCTCGCCGCCGTAGCGGCTGAAGAGGAACCTCATCTCGCTCGCCGTGCGGTTCCGGTTGTCGGTCAGGACGTTGGCGATGACGGCCACGCCGGACGGGCCGTGCCCTTCGTAGACGACCTCTTCGTAGTTCGCGCCCAGTCCGCCGCCGACGCCCTTCTTGATGGCGGCCTCGATCCGATCTTTGGGCATGTTGACGTCGCGCGCCGCGGCGATGGCCGCCCGGAGCCGCGCGTTCGCGTCAGGATCGCCGCCGCCCGCCTTCGCGGCGACGACGATCTCGCGCCCGGCTTTGGTGAATTGCTTCGCCTTGGCCGCGTCCTGCGCGCCCTTGCGGTGCTTGATGTTGGCCCACTTCGAGTGCCCGCTCATCGATCGGTCCTCTGGCTGTTCGCTAGCCGGCCAGACTGTAGCACGACCGGCCTAATAAAGAAGAACCCCCGCCCGAAGGCGGGGGTCCCATTAACACCCGGCGACGTCCTACTCTTCCACGCAGCTTCCCGCGCAGTACCATCGGCGCTGAGGGGCTTAACTGCCGTGTTCGGGATGGGAACGGGTGTGGCCCCCTCGCTATGGTCACCGGGAATTTCCTCGGTGTTTCTTGATTTCAACGCGGTGGCCCTTTCGGACCGCCTCGACAATTCGACGTTGGCCGCTGAAAGTGTTGAGCCTGTGGACAGCACCAAACAAAGGATCAAACGGTTTAGGTCAAGCCTCACGACCGATTAGTACCGGTCAGCTGAGCGTGTTGCCACGCTTGCACTTCCGGCCTATCAACCTCGTAGTCTCCGAGGGGTCTTTAGGGATTGCTCCGGGAGACCTCATCTTGGGGTGGGCTTCGCGCTTATATGCATTCAGCGCTTATCCTTTCCGAACATAGCTACCCGGCGCTGCGCCTGGCGGCACAACCGGTACACTAGAGGTCCGTGGTTCCCGGTCCTCTCGTACTAGGGAACCATCCCCGCAAGTCTCCTACGCCCACACCAGATAGGGACCGAACTGTCTCGCGACGTTCTGAACCCAGCTCACGTACCGCTTTAACCGGCGAACAGCCGGACCCTTGGGACCTGCTTCAGCCCCAGGATGCGATGAGCCGACATCGAGGTGCCAAACCCCGCCGTCGATGTGGACTCTTGGGCGGGATCAGCCTGTTATCCCCGGAGTACCTTTTATCCGTTGAGCGACGGCCCTTCCATACAGAACCGCCGGATCACTAAGGCCCGCTTTCGCGTCTGCTCGACTTGTAGGTCTCACAGTCAGGCCGGCTTATGCCTTTACACTCTACGGCTGGTTTCCAAACAGCCTGAGCCGACCTTCGCACGCCTCCGTTACATTTTAGGAGGCGACCGCCCCAGTCAAACTACCCGCCTGACAATGTCCCTGAGCCGGATTCACGGCTCTAGGTTAGAAACTCAGAACGACAAGGGTGGTATCTCACCATTGGCTCCACCGGATCTGACGACCCAGCTTCAAAGCCTCCCACCTATCCTGCACAAGTCGCACCGAATTCCACTGCCAAGGTGCAGTAAAGGTTCACAGGGTCTTTCCGTCTAGGTGCGGGTAACCTGCATCCTCACAGGTGCTACAGATTCGCTGAGCTTCTCGCTGAGACAGCGCCCAGATCGTTACGCCATTCGTGCAGGTCGGAACTTACCCGACAAGGAATTTCGCTACCTTAGGACCGTTATAGTTACGGCCGCCGTTTACCGGGGCTTCGATTCAGAGCTTCGCTTGCGCTGACTCCTCCTCTTAACCTTCCGGCACCGGGCAGGCGTCACACCCTATACGTCGTTTTCGACTTAGCAGAGTGCTGTGTTTTTGGTAAACAGTCGCCTGGGCCCATTCACTGCGACCCCCTCGGGCTATTAACCCTACCGGGGCACCCCTTATCCCGAAGTTACGGGGCTATTTTGCCGAGTTCCTTAGCGAGAAATCACTCACGCGCCTGAGGATTTTCTCCTCGTCTACCAGTGTCGGTTTGAGGTACGGACAGCACAGCAATTA of the bacterium genome contains:
- a CDS encoding VWA domain-containing protein, with amino-acid sequence MRPTFLPRAAAALLCAAAFPAAAADAPPRIVILAPPAEAPVVGPTVVAFRFEGVEDGAVREAVVALDGRAAATLVRPPWRTTIDAGAELRPRRLEVRARLADGRALTASLTTRAVPATEVSVRLVTLAVSVVDGDGKPIAGLGRDDFEVLDGGRPVEIDHFETAPAPLAVALVVDASVSMEGDKLDAARRAGEKFLAALEPRDRALLISFSDDVRVETPLGPPQAALPRLAALAAGGGTALYDAVHRGAAELAAAPEGFRRVVVLLSDGRDEASSGLEPGSFHTLDEAVRKAHEVDALVYALGMGPLLATETDFTGRFTTAEVLRRLARTTGGQFVAVAKAGRLGAAFREVQDELRRQYTIAYRPPAPRPGETFRTIEVRVRRPGAAARTREGYFVGQ
- a CDS encoding AAA family ATPase, whose translation is MRTIVEGRPLPENTALLAPLGPDELAWRCPSDWLQFKTTAEIKSFEDVTEQREAAGALRLALRIRARGYNVYVAGAPGTGRSSMVRRMLEVERENGPIPSDLLYVHNLQDPRAPRLLRLPPGKGRALREGMAVAAESYRQGLAALRASGAHRLRRERVARRLREQQAKLVGGFQEEVQKQGFTLVEINLGATRRHDVAPLVDGQPAGLPELPALVRDGKLTAAQAEEMRRRHSELAAGLVATTTKMRELARELEAALAEADREAARPLVDGALDDVRDAVEMARGADPALDQYLDDVRGFLLDVFPLLFSSEETPDGPDDGVGDPLDALRVNVLVDRTGHAGRPVVEESSPTPARLLGSLEIQRGPDGSVRADIEGIRAGALAHADGGFLLINAHDLVAEEGAWTALRRALRTGKVAPLVGGPGEGPPPMTPAEIPVDVTVILVGSPLLRDTLAQGDEEFGKLFKVTSLLEDRVPLTRDAVSSYAAYVARLVEEERLPPFDAPAVGRIVEYLVRVAGMRCKISTRFRLMADLAREASWHAREANAQIVDAACVERALAARRARQGLLSARILESIEDGSLFLQLDGTHVGQVNALAVVETSLERFGYPVRVTATTAVGRSGIIDIEREAELSGEIHTKASLILAGYLRSLFAQKNPLSVTASICFEQSYGGVEGDSASTAELASVLSSLADVPLRQDFALTGAVDQQGNVLAVGGVNEKVEGFWRVCRERGFTGGQGVLLPAASVPTLQLLPEVLADVQAGRFEVRPVRNVDEVVSVLAGMPLGRPDAAGDWPTGTLGEVIAARLDEMAKSLKEFGGAL
- a CDS encoding glycosyltransferase family 2 protein, with the protein product MVVAEEIVPRVSLVAPVFDEVECLPALLDEVRAAMAGRDYEFVLVDDGSRDGSSELLDRAAAEDPRIVALHFARNAGQTAAFAAGFAAARGEIVVTLDADGQNPPSEIPKLLAAMTDGVDLVAGYRLGRRDSAWRRMQSRIANGVRNKLSGETIRDTGCSLKAFRARHLKAIPLFAGMHRFLPTLCRLAGAKVVVEVGVAHRPRVAGRSKYGMWNRAFRAFVDLLAVRWMQKRWLRYEVRG
- a CDS encoding crossover junction endodeoxyribonuclease RuvC — encoded protein: MTGEAGFRVLGVDPGSQRTGFALAVFRGDEVVGLELGVWRVPEGLGRADGLGFLARAMDDFLEGREVDVAAVETPFTKINVRSALVLAEARGALLATLGRRGVPVAEYPPATVKKTICGAGAAEKEQVRRVMLLTVRGLRRFDLSSAGLDATDALALAVTHQAHGRIPAMRGAGR
- the ruvA gene encoding Holliday junction branch migration protein RuvA, whose product is MIGHLRGTLLRKTLPAVLLDVGGVGYEVRLPLSTFEALPAEGAAAELEILTLFRNEALELYGFGSAAEKELFSALLGVGGVGPKIALSLLSALPPGELAAAIQGERPSALERVPGVGKKTAQRLVLELKDKLKAWSAPARGAAAPAGGSRREDALAALENLGYRRVEAEKAVDAASAEAADAPLSGLLRLALRRLGGGR
- the ruvB gene encoding Holliday junction branch migration DNA helicase RuvB; protein product: MTSGIPSTDDLIQEEGLRPARLADFVGQTQVAENLGVYLEAARRRGKPLDHVLFAGPPGLGKTSLAHIVANEMGANLRQTSGPALERAGDLAALLSHIEPGDVLFVDEIHRLGTVVEEVLYPAMEDFSLDLTVGQGPGSRSVRIELPPFTLVGATTRAGLLSAPLRDRFGIVERLEFYPPGDLATIVARAAGKVGARLADDAAEELARRSRGTPRIALRLLRRLRDFAEVRGDGEVTLAVADDALKRLGVDELGLDGLDRRLLSVIVEHHQGGPVGLNTIAAALGEEPDTLEEVSEPYLIQIGFLERTPRGRVATPAARAHLGLPGFGGSLFS
- a CDS encoding ABC transporter ATP-binding protein/permease — its product is MSDLRRLASYLLRYRASLIGAVAAALFAAVFFGGAVAMVKPLMTAMVSAAAKGGAPIAVAEGRNAAPTQAAPVPAAPIVVAPAPTAAPQGAPTPAVPAAPEAAAPAQAGPTGPAAAAPAQAAAPTAPEKTEPYEKLLPDWVGRARARIEEIVRPAKEWVLAKDYVRVPLVIIALYSLKALLFFFADYTFRKTGLRATAELRKELYEKSLVQSDMFFLKHSTGEMISRILGDVSRLQSILGSDIGQMLQSVPAAAVMLVVAFWQSWQVTSVCLVAIPLFALAAGRIGKRAKKAARRAQEQQAELVARIEESLIGRRVVQAYGAVEHEKERFADTIDRNLRQEKRVARATSGTPAAMEILGTLALMGLVLFASTMTRAGHLDPKSVFVALLSLGVVFTHVRRVGQLNTTVQQALAAARRIFEVLDEPVVVQDPPHPQPLPRFAREVRFENVSFDYGRGQVIHGVDLVVRAGEAHALVGPSGAGKSTLAMMLPRFIDPTAGRVSIDGVDLRDVLLADLRDQIALVSQETHLFDGTVRANIAYGRPDAPLEAVESAAKAAHAHDFIQALPQGYDTPLGERGSQLSAGQRQRLAIARAFLKDAPILILDEATSALDSKSEREVQVALEALLDGRTALVIAHRLSTVARAHCIHVLDGGRIVESGPHAELLASGGAYARLHALQQT
- a CDS encoding YebC/PmpR family DNA-binding transcriptional regulator, which codes for MSGHSKWANIKHRKGAQDAAKAKQFTKAGREIVVAAKAGGGDPDANARLRAAIAAARDVNMPKDRIEAAIKKGVGGGLGANYEEVVYEGHGPSGVAVIANVLTDNRNRTASEMRFLFSRYGGELGVPGCVSWMFDRKGYIEIPADGVEEEKLMEVVLEAGGDDVRLEGDVFEVYAAPESFENVREAVEKAGIKVAKGEVAMIPKNLVRVEGKKAESLLSLLEALDDHDDVQKVAANCDIDESVGA